Genomic DNA from Leucobacter triazinivorans:
CTGAGGCCCGCGGAGACGAGCGCGTCGAGCATCGGGGCGCCCGCGGTGCCGCTGGGTTCGCCGTCGTCGTTCGAGCGCTGCACGCGGGCGTCGGGTCCGATCACGAACGCGGAGCAGTGGTGGCGCGCTCTCGGGTGCTCCGCTCGCGCGCGAGCGATGACCTCGCGCGCCTGCTCCTCATGCTCCACTCGCTCGAGGCGGGCGATGAAGCGGGATCGGGAGATCTCGAGCTCGGCGTCGGCGGCGCCCGCGATCGTCTCGTATTCCGCGCTCATGCCTCCATCCTCTCAGCTGGAGGGTGCGGCGGGGACACCGGGGACACCGGGGGCACCGGGGACACCGGGAGGACCGGGACGCCGGGGACACCGGGCGCACCGGGGACACCGGGAGCAGCGCGCACCGGTACGATCGGTGCATGGCCGAGAGCGTGCGCATCGACACCTGGGTCTGGGGTGTGCGGCTGGCGAAGACCCGCAGCCAGGCCACGGCGGCCTGCCGCGCGGGCCACGTGCGGGTCAACGGCGTCGCGGCGAAGGCGGCGCACCCCGTGCGGCTGGGCGATGAGGTGCGCGTGCGCCTGCACGGCTTCGACCGCATCTACCGGGTCGCCGGGCTGCCGGTGCGGCGCGGCAGCGCGGCCGAGGCCGCGAAGCACTTCGAGGATCTCACCCCGCCGCCCCCGCCGCGCGTCGAGCGTCCGGCGGCGGTGGTGCGGGATCGCGGCGCCGGGCGTCCGACGAAGCGTGAGCGTCGCGAGATCGATCGCCTCAGGGGCCGGGACGCCCAGGACTAGGCGAGGCTGAACCCTGCTGACCCGGGAACGGAGTTGAGCAGCAACTGCGTGTAGTCGCTCTCCGGCGCCCTGAAGACGCGTTCGACCGACCCGACCTCCACGATCCTTCCCTGCTTCATCACGACGACGTCATCGCAGACCTGCTGCGTTACGGCCAGATTATGCGTGATGAACACCATCGACCAGTCCACGCTGCCCTTGAGGTCCTGGAGCTGCTTGACGACCTCCGCTTGCACTGAAACATCAAGCGCCGAGGTGATCTCATCTGCCACGATCAATTGGGGTTTGACCAGCAGCGCCCGCACGATGGCGATGCGCTGACGCTGACCGCCGGAGAACTGATGGGGATACCGGTCGAGCACGGTCCCGCCCAGGCCCATGACCTCGAGGGACCGGATGATCTCCTCTCGATGGCGTCGCAAGTTCGCCGTCGCCGGATCGACTGCCTCTGCCAACGTCTCGCCGATCGTGCGTCGAGGATTCAGCGAAGAGTATGGATCCTGGGGAATGTACTGCACCTTGCGATACTGCTGATGGAGTTGCCTGCGGGTCGGCTTCGACATGTCTTCACCGAGCACCGCCAGCCGGCCGGAATCGATCCTGTGGACACCGACGATGGCCCTCGCGAGCGTCGACTTGCCCGAGCCCGATTCTCCGACGAGTCCGACCATTCGGCCTATCGGCAGACTCAGCGACACATCTTTCAGAATCTGAGCTCTTCCAAAGCTCAGGTTGAGGTTCTCGCACTCCACCATCATGCGAGCAGTGCTCGAGGGCGAGTCCGTAGTGATCATTGCTCTTCTCCAGCGCTTTGACGAGAACCACCGCTCTGCAGCTTCGGCACCGCTTCGAGGAGCTTCTTCGTATACGGGTGTTTCGCATCTTCGTTTCGCAGCTGCAGCGGGGTGAGCTCTTCGACGATGACGCCCTGCTCCATGACGACGATTCGATCGCACAACTCCTGAACGACGCCGAGGTCGTGCGACACGAACAACATCGATGTTCCGAGTTCGTCTCGCGCTCGGCGGAACTGCTTCAGCACCTCGATCTGAACGGTCACGTCGAGCGCCGTCGTCGGTTCATCGGCGATCAAGAGCGCCGGCCTGGTGACCAACGCGGCGGCAATCATCGCACGCTGCCTCATACCTCCCGAAAGTTGATGGGGGAACTGGCGGAGACGGGTTTCCGGGCGGGAGATCCCCACGGCCTGCAACGTCTCGATGATCATCGCCCTGGCCTGTTTCTTCGGAATGCCGCGATGCCGCCGAAGCACCTCGGTCAACTGGGTCCCCATGCGCAAGGAAGGGCTGAACGTGGTCCCCGGATCCTGATAGATGATCCCGATCCGCTCGGCAAGGGCTTCAGGGCTCGTCGTTCCGAGCATGTCGATCCCCGCCACCTCGAGGGCGTCGGCTTCGACAGAGAGTTGTTCGCTCTGGAGCCCCGCGATTGACATCGCGGTCAGAGACTTCCCGCTGCCAGACTCGCCCACCACCCCGAGAATCTCACCGCTGCCGATGCGCAGCGAAAGCCCGTGGACAAGCGGATGCTCTCCGCCCCGCGTCGTGATGCGAAGATTATCGACCACCACCATGGCTTGCTCATCGTCCGCGCCGGCGCCTTCGGCCGCAGCCGCCCGGCCGATCGCCTGAACCGGCACCGCGGTCGCCGATCTCTTGGGCTTCCGAGCTCCATCGAGCTGAGTGACCAGCGGGTTCGACCTCGCGACAAGCGCATCCCCGAGCATCATGATGCCGATGCTGGCGAGAACGATCATCATGGCCGGCCCGACCACCTCCGCAGGGTTCGTATACAACGCCGTGAAGCTGCTGTTCAAGAGCGCGCCGAGATCGTACTGAGGAGGCTGGACTCCCAGTCCGACGAAGGACAGGGCCGAGATCTCCACCAGTACGGTCGCGAAGATCGTCGCTGCGAGCGTCAGCAAGGGCTCGGTCATCGCCGGGATCATGTGCCGAAGAGCGAGCTTCACGGGCGAGACGCCGAGCAGTCGCGCAGTGATGAAATAGTCGCTCTTCGTCACCTCCTGAGCGAGGTTCGCGGTGACCCGCGCGAATCCCGGGATTCCAGCGATGCCCATCGCAATGACGACCGTCAGCGCGCCGGGCTGCAGAATCGCCGCGATGATCAATGCCGAGATCAGCGTCGGGTATGCGACCGTCGTCTCCAGCAGGCGCAGTGCGCCTTCGCGGATCCGCGGCGGTGCCAACCAGATCGCCACGCCCACGGTCAGACCGCAAATGACCGACAGGGCCGACGCAGCAGTGGCGAGGACGAGGGTCAGCCGCACCGCAACCAGGGCACGGGCAAGATTGTCTTGCCCGTAGGAGTTGGTGCCGAGCACGTGCTCCCCGAGCGAGGGGGGTTCGCTCCAGCTGTCTGTCAGCTCGTTCGCCTGACTGTCCAGCAGCACGGGGGCGAGAACGGCGATGAGCGCGAGGACGGCGAGAATCGCAGCCCCTACGTAGAAGGAAACCGAGAACCGAGAGCGCCTCTTGTCACGCACAGCAGTATCAACCATTCGACTCAGCTCCAGTGAGTTTGCGCGGATCGATGACTGCGAGCAAGAAGTCCACCGCGACGATGATGATGGTGGCGAGCATTCCGAGCAACAGCACGATGCCGCGGATGACCGGGTAATCCCGGTTGATGATCGCGGTGATCACCCCGCTGCCCAATCCCGGCAGCGCGAAAACAGTCTCGATGACGACGGCGCCGCCCAAGAGACCCGCTAGCATCAGCCCGGAAAGCGTGAGTACGGTCGTCAGAATGTTGGGGAGGACGTATCGCGTGTTCACGACCCAGGCGCTCAGACGCCATCCCCTCGCAGTCCGGATGTAGTCCTGCTCGAGGATCACGGCTGTCTCACGCCGCACGATCCGCGCTATGACGGCAGTGGGGCCACTCATGATTGCAAGCGTCGGCAGCACATAGGAAAGCGGCGATTCAACGCCGCCTGGCGGAAACCAGCGAAACTCGATCGCGAACACGAGGATGAGAAGCGTCGCGAGTACGTAGTTGGGGATGGCGAACACGAAGCTCGTCAGCGCGTTGAACGTGTGGTCCAACCCGCGGTTGCGCCCCCCGCGAGTCACCAGTGCGACCGCGAGGCCGCAGGGCACGCCGACGAGAAGCACACAGGTGATCGACAGCAGCGCGATCGTGACGGTGTACGGCAAGCGGGCGAGAACGACGTCGGAGACCGTCCCCCCGTAGAAGAACGATCGTCCGAGGTCGAAGGAGAACAGCCCCTTCACGTACTCCCAGAACTGCACGATGAGCGGCTGGTCGAGTCCGAGCGCGGCTCGGACATCCGCGACCTGCGCCGGCGTGGCGGCTTCTCCGGCGACCATCGTCGCCGGGTCGCCTGGGATGAGCGGAACAATGAGGAAGGTGATCACCACGAGAAGGCAGAAGGAGAGGAGCAATCCGGTGAATCGGCGTATCCCGAAACCCAACCAGGGGTTGACAACTCTCCTGGGAGCGGCGATGACCTCCAGGGGGGCTGTGACGCCCCCCTGGAGCACTCCCTTGACGGGGCGGCTCATGGCTATTCCGTGATTCTCAACGTGTCAAGCCTGACGACGCCACCGATCCCGCGTACAGCGAATCCGGTTCTGGTCGTCTGGTAGCTCGGGCTCGCGCTCAACGGAACGACGGTCGCCGTGGTGATGAGCTCCGTCTGGATGTCCTGCCAGGTGTCGCAGCGCTTCTCGCCGTCTTCCTCGCTCATGAGCGCCTGGAGCTGCGCCTCTACCTCGGGATTGCGGACGCCGATGATGTTTCGTCCGTCTTCCGCCTGGGTGGGTCCGACAAGCTGCGACAGCGGGTTCGCGAGAGTGCGTGTCGGGTTCGTGGATCCCATCACGGTCATGTCCCAGGCGTCCGGTTTCGTCGTCAAGGTCTCGATCCATGCATTGTTGTCGAGGTTCTCGAGCGTCACTTCGGCTCCGGCCTCGGTGAGCGCCTGCGAGATGTAGGAGTTCCCCGCGCCGTTCGGACCGGTGAGCTGAGTCCCCACGAATCGAATCGTCAGCCCTTCGAGCGGCTTGGATGCCGCCGCATCGCCGGATTCGAGGAGCAGCGATTCGTCTGTGTTCACGCACTGCACATCGGACGCCGCGAAGCTCGTGAGCCGATCGCCGGCGCCCCCGTTGGTGGCCTGGTCGAATGCTTCCCAGCTGATGCTCTGAGCAACGGCCTGCCGGTTCTTCTCGTCTGCGAACACCGAGCCAGGACGCTGGTTGAAGACGATGTAGGAAACGGCGACGGCGAACCTCTGGGATTCGAAGTCATCGTTCCCCTCGAAGCGCTCGATCGACTGCGCGTTCAGCCCAGCGGTATCGTAGGCGCCGGTGAGCAGGTTGTTGGTGATGCTGTTCGGGTCGCCGTTGATCGCGAATCTGATGTTCGCAGGGGCCGCGCCCTCCAGCGGGGTCGCGTACTCGGGAAAGACGTAGTCCTCTCGCAGCTCGAGGGTGAGCTCCACGCCGGGGTTGTAGGAATCGATGACGTAGGGGCCCGAGAACGCACCTGCGGCAGCGCCGGCCCCCAGCGCTTCCGCATCCGCCAGGCCTGCGGGGCAGACGATTCCCACCTTGGTGATCGCCTGCGCCATATCCGCCCAGGGCTCGCTCAACTCGATGGTCAGTGTCTTCGCACCATCATCGGCGGCAACCGAGACGGTTCCGGGGCCGAAGGTGAAGTACTTCTCGATCGAATTGGCGACGTAGTTCTCGATCGACGCAGCCGCAGCACTCGCGGTGAGCGGTGTTCCGTCGGAGCACGTCGCAGCATCGGAGATGACGAACTCGCCCCTGTCGGGTGCGATTTCGAACTCGCTCGCGATTCCCGCGATCAGTTCCTGGTCGTCATCTTGATAGACCAGAGGAGCGTAGAGCAGCGGCATCAGACTGTAGCCGCTCACTCCTCGCGCGCTCGTAGGATCGAGCGTATTGGGATCTGAAGGCAGCGCCGTTCGCACGGTATCGGTGGAGTACGCTGCCTTCTCGCTCCCTTCGGAGCCTGCAATCGTCGGTCCGGAGCAAGCGGCCAGCGCTAGCGTCAGAACTGCAGCACCGGCGATTGCTCCACGCTGAGCATGTTTTCTCATCGCTTTCTACCTCAATCAGTTTTCAGATGGATGAACGAGTTGACACGAATGCATTCAGATATTCAGACGCTGCCACGCAATGGCAGCCAAAGCGGCAGCCTGATCGGACAGCACCGAGTCGTCGAACTTCACGGACGACGAGTGGTGCTCCCCGGACGCCGCGTCTCCATCCCCTATGGCGGCGCCGAGCATGATGTAGGTTCCCGGCACCTTCTCCAGCACGTAGGCGAAGTCTTCGCACCCCATCTTCGGTTCCGTCATCACCGTGGTGCGATCAGGACCGACCAGTTCGTTCAACGTGGCCAAGACCATGTCCGTCTCGTCCGGGTGGTTCACCGTCACCGGATAGCCGTGCGTTATCGTCACTTCGGCGGTGCAGCCGTGCGCTGCGGCTATCCCCTCAGCGAGTCGCCGACAGCCCGCTTCAAGCTGAGCCGCGTTCTCCGGCGACAACATGCGCACAGATGCCTCGATGCGCGCCACCTCGGGGATGATGTTCACAGCGGATGAACCCTCCATCCTGGTGACCGCGAGCACCACCGACTCCGACGATTCGAAGGTGTGGGTCGCCATGGTGTTCAGGGACGAAGCGATCTCGGCCGCCGGCGTGACGGGGTTCCGGGTGGTGACGAGCGAGGAACTGTGCCCGCCGACCCCGTGCACCTCAATCGTCACATTCGAGAACCCCGCCAGCATGCTGCCGGGCCTCGTGGTGAACACCCCTCTCGGCAAACCCGCATGCACGTGGATCCCGTATGCCGCCACCGGTCGTTCCCCGGCAGCGTCCAGCACCCCTTCCTCGAGCATCACCCGCGCTCCGTAGTAGCCCTCTTCGCCAGGCTGAAACATGAATATGACGTTCCCGCGCAACTCATCTCGATGCTCGCTGAGCAGGCGCGCTGCGCCGACAAGACCCGCGACATGCAGGTCGTGCCCGCAAGCGTGCATCGCACCGTTC
This window encodes:
- a CDS encoding RNA-binding S4 domain-containing protein, translated to MAESVRIDTWVWGVRLAKTRSQATAACRAGHVRVNGVAAKAAHPVRLGDEVRVRLHGFDRIYRVAGLPVRRGSAAEAAKHFEDLTPPPPPRVERPAAVVRDRGAGRPTKRERREIDRLRGRDAQD
- a CDS encoding ABC transporter ATP-binding protein, with the translated sequence MITTDSPSSTARMMVECENLNLSFGRAQILKDVSLSLPIGRMVGLVGESGSGKSTLARAIVGVHRIDSGRLAVLGEDMSKPTRRQLHQQYRKVQYIPQDPYSSLNPRRTIGETLAEAVDPATANLRRHREEIIRSLEVMGLGGTVLDRYPHQFSGGQRQRIAIVRALLVKPQLIVADEITSALDVSVQAEVVKQLQDLKGSVDWSMVFITHNLAVTQQVCDDVVVMKQGRIVEVGSVERVFRAPESDYTQLLLNSVPGSAGFSLA
- a CDS encoding dipeptide/oligopeptide/nickel ABC transporter permease/ATP-binding protein; this translates as MVDTAVRDKRRSRFSVSFYVGAAILAVLALIAVLAPVLLDSQANELTDSWSEPPSLGEHVLGTNSYGQDNLARALVAVRLTLVLATAASALSVICGLTVGVAIWLAPPRIREGALRLLETTVAYPTLISALIIAAILQPGALTVVIAMGIAGIPGFARVTANLAQEVTKSDYFITARLLGVSPVKLALRHMIPAMTEPLLTLAATIFATVLVEISALSFVGLGVQPPQYDLGALLNSSFTALYTNPAEVVGPAMMIVLASIGIMMLGDALVARSNPLVTQLDGARKPKRSATAVPVQAIGRAAAAEGAGADDEQAMVVVDNLRITTRGGEHPLVHGLSLRIGSGEILGVVGESGSGKSLTAMSIAGLQSEQLSVEADALEVAGIDMLGTTSPEALAERIGIIYQDPGTTFSPSLRMGTQLTEVLRRHRGIPKKQARAMIIETLQAVGISRPETRLRQFPHQLSGGMRQRAMIAAALVTRPALLIADEPTTALDVTVQIEVLKQFRRARDELGTSMLFVSHDLGVVQELCDRIVVMEQGVIVEELTPLQLRNEDAKHPYTKKLLEAVPKLQSGGSRQSAGEEQ
- a CDS encoding ABC transporter permease, with the protein product MSRPVKGVLQGGVTAPLEVIAAPRRVVNPWLGFGIRRFTGLLLSFCLLVVITFLIVPLIPGDPATMVAGEAATPAQVADVRAALGLDQPLIVQFWEYVKGLFSFDLGRSFFYGGTVSDVVLARLPYTVTIALLSITCVLLVGVPCGLAVALVTRGGRNRGLDHTFNALTSFVFAIPNYVLATLLILVFAIEFRWFPPGGVESPLSYVLPTLAIMSGPTAVIARIVRRETAVILEQDYIRTARGWRLSAWVVNTRYVLPNILTTVLTLSGLMLAGLLGGAVVIETVFALPGLGSGVITAIINRDYPVIRGIVLLLGMLATIIIVAVDFLLAVIDPRKLTGAESNG
- a CDS encoding ABC transporter substrate-binding protein gives rise to the protein MSGYSLMPLLYAPLVYQDDDQELIAGIASEFEIAPDRGEFVISDAATCSDGTPLTASAAAASIENYVANSIEKYFTFGPGTVSVAADDGAKTLTIELSEPWADMAQAITKVGIVCPAGLADAEALGAGAAAGAFSGPYVIDSYNPGVELTLELREDYVFPEYATPLEGAAPANIRFAINGDPNSITNNLLTGAYDTAGLNAQSIERFEGNDDFESQRFAVAVSYIVFNQRPGSVFADEKNRQAVAQSISWEAFDQATNGGAGDRLTSFAASDVQCVNTDESLLLESGDAAASKPLEGLTIRFVGTQLTGPNGAGNSYISQALTEAGAEVTLENLDNNAWIETLTTKPDAWDMTVMGSTNPTRTLANPLSQLVGPTQAEDGRNIIGVRNPEVEAQLQALMSEEDGEKRCDTWQDIQTELITTATVVPLSASPSYQTTRTGFAVRGIGGVVRLDTLRITE
- a CDS encoding M20 metallopeptidase family protein; the protein is METQSISAPDFIDEARVYSEQLVSLRRVLHGHAEIGLDLPNTQAAVLDALADLDLEVRTGRTLSSVVAVLRGARPGPTVLLRGDMDALPIREETGLTYASTNGAMHACGHDLHVAGLVGAARLLSEHRDELRGNVIFMFQPGEEGYYGARVMLEEGVLDAAGERPVAAYGIHVHAGLPRGVFTTRPGSMLAGFSNVTIEVHGVGGHSSSLVTTRNPVTPAAEIASSLNTMATHTFESSESVVLAVTRMEGSSAVNIIPEVARIEASVRMLSPENAAQLEAGCRRLAEGIAAAHGCTAEVTITHGYPVTVNHPDETDMVLATLNELVGPDRTTVMTEPKMGCEDFAYVLEKVPGTYIMLGAAIGDGDAASGEHHSSSVKFDDSVLSDQAAALAAIAWQRLNI